In a single window of the Acyrthosiphon pisum isolate AL4f chromosome X, pea_aphid_22Mar2018_4r6ur, whole genome shotgun sequence genome:
- the LOC100159618 gene encoding calumenin-A has product MNYFPITFVLMAATETLLAAVMSGVNHMTDGQEIEENLIISRRRAISEHDHRTDSAYAGILSDEQELDEIKHLEPSEIKPRMTAILKTMDINENGLIEKNELLEKLLDSYRKLSAEESDAEFLTSDLDENGYITWKEYVGDTYGSSEHFDDEMTEDEKQLFLAADVDKDGHLNKEEFRYFYTPEDYSHMQPVVLLGVMNRFDTDKDGKITFDEFIGDRRTEHTEEWLQEEKNKFIEELDVNKDGVLDEEEVHDWASPNNNMIAESEAENLILKADKNQDGVLSFDEVLDNYYTFISPDSEGYYIFRDEL; this is encoded by the exons ATGAACTATTTTCCTATTACTTTCGTGCTGATGGCGGCCACCGAGACGCTGCTAGCAGCTGTCATGTCCGGTGTCAATCACATGACTGACGGTCAAGAAATCGAAGAAAACCTAATCATTTCCAGACGCAGGGCGATATCTGAACATGACCACCGGACTGACTCTGCTTACGCCGGCATCTTGA GTGACGAGCAAGAATTggatgaaataaaacatttagaaCCATCTGAAATAAAACCACGTATGACCGCTATACTCAAAACTATGGATATAAATGAGAATGgcttaattgaaaaaaatgaactgCTAGAAAAATTATTGGATTCTTATCG gaAATTGTCAGCTGAAGAATCTGATGCAGAATTTCTAACTAGTGATCTTGATGAAAACGGCTATATTACATGGAAGGAGTATGTTGGTGATACTTATGGTTCAAGTGAACATTTTGATGATGAA atgACAGAagatgaaaaacaattatttttggcCGCTGATGTTGATAAGGATGGTCATTTAAATAAAGAagaatttcgttatttttatactcCTGAAGATTACTCACACATGCAACCAGTAGTATTGCTTGGTGTAATGAATCGATTTGACACTGATAAAGAcggaaaaattacatttgatgaGTTCATAGGAGATAGAA gaaCAGAACACACTGAAGAATGGCTTcaggaagaaaaaaataagtttattgaaGAACTCGATGTTAATAAAGATGGAGTATTAGATGAAGAGGAAGTGCATGATTGGGCATCACCAAACAATAa CATGATTGCAGAAAGTGAAgcagaaaatttaattttgaaagcagacaAGAACCAAGATGGTGTACTAAGCTTTGATGAAGTATtggacaattattatacatttatttcgcCAGATAGTGAGGGGTATTACATATTTAGagatgaattataa